In the Juglans microcarpa x Juglans regia isolate MS1-56 chromosome 6D, Jm3101_v1.0, whole genome shotgun sequence genome, one interval contains:
- the LOC121268864 gene encoding probable serine/threonine-protein kinase PBL23 — protein sequence MIFRIWCGQIEVEVVEKERKMAGCFQCCMPQEKIGRNSLKKSIKEYRDTKTLASFTKLSFKSDSSRRRFITEEIKTIGKGTISARVFSFRELCVATQNFHSENLLGEGGFGRVYKGRIASTNQVVAVKQLDRNGFQGNREFLVEVLMLSLLHHPNLVNLVGYCADGDQRILVYEYMPNGSLEDHLLDIAPNRKPLGWYTRMKIAEGAARGLEYLHETADPPVIYRDFKASNILLDENFNPKLSDFGLAKLGPTGDKSHVSTRVMGTYGYCAPEYALTGQLTTKSDVYSFGVVFLEIVTGRRVIDNTRATEEQNLVTWAQPLFRDRRKFTLMADPSLEGQYPVKSLYQALAVAAMCLQEEDTTRPLISDVVTALEFLSVNKNEEAGDQKDEANSACPDKEESNGNIESGS from the exons ATGATCTTTCGAATTTGGTGTGGTCAGATTGAGGTTGAAGTTGTggagaaggagaggaaaatgGCCGGGTGTTTTCAATGTTGCATGCCACAAGAGAAAATCGGCAGAAACTCATTAAAAAAGAGCATTAAGGAATACAGGGACACAAAAACTTTAGCCTCCTTCACTAAGCTCTCATTCAAATCAG ATAGCAGCAGGAGACGGTTCATAACGGAAGAGATAAAAACGATTGGAAAGGGAACTATTTCCGCTAGAGTTTTCTCTTTCCGTGAGCTGTGTGTTGCTACTCAAAACTTCCACTCTGAGAATCTGCTGGGTGAAGGAGGCTTTGGGAGGGTGTACAAAGGGCGAATTGCAAGCACAAATCAa GTGGTTGCAGTTAAGCAACTCGACAGGAATGGATTCCAAGGGAACAGAGAATTTCTTGTGGAGGTTTTGATGTTGAGTCTTCTTCACCATCCTAACCTTGTCAATTTGGTTGGATATTGTGCTGATGGGGATCAGAGGATTTTAGTTTATGAGTACATGCCCAATGGTTCCTTGGAGGATCACCTTCTCG ATATAGCTCCGAACAGAAAACCTTTGGGTTGGTATACCAGGATGAAAATTGCTGAAGGTGCAGCAAGAGGGCTTGAATACTTGCATGAAACAGCTGATCCACCAGTGATATATCGCGATTTCAAAGCATCAAACATACTATTGGACGAGAACTTCAATCCAAAGCTTTCGGATTTTGGCCTTGCAAAGCTAGGTCCAACTGGGGATAAGTCCCATGTCTCCACCAGGGTGATGGGAACCTATGGCTACTGTGCACCCGAGTATGCTCTCACAGGCCAATTGACAACAAAATCCGATGTGTACAGCTTTGGAGTGGTGTTTTTGGAGATAGTCACAGGAAGGAGAGTCATTGACAATACAAGAGCAACAGAAGAGCAGAATCTAGTTACTTGG GCACAACCACTATTTAGAGACAGAAGGAAGTTCACGTTAATGGCGGACCCTTCGCTTGAAGGACAGTACCCAGTAAAGAGTCTGTACCAAGCTCTAGCAGTTGCAGCCATGTGTCTCCAAGAGGAAGATACTACTCGGCCTCTAATTAGCGATGTCGTTACAGCTCTTGAATTTTTATCCGTTAACAAGAACGAAGAGGCTGGTGATCAGAAAGACGAAGCCAATTCAGCTTGTCCCGATAAAGAAGAAAGCAATGGAAATATCGAGTCTGGTAGCTAG
- the LOC121268863 gene encoding uncharacterized protein LOC121268863: protein MTELSDNIIELREELMVSPMGDHNPTSRPARFLKPSTVSIKGPIFELPSPSPSSLPPTFEPSKWPLKVRFNGWRYPPRKWKSWVDSMCPKYQSLWKKAGIFEAIMNSMYEIDVNHDIVIGIAERWCSKTNTCIFPWAEATLTLEDIMVLGGFSVLGESVHSPVETQELKEIEAKLIQARVEAGRSKARKACPQVWMKTFMNTESEIEHEVFLVFWLSISFLPNSRLINKDFFPIAIHLAKGTRIALAPAVLASIYSDLSLLKEAIVALDKDVVEVTFRSPYHLVQLWAWERFRSLQPKPNQLICGDPVFARWHKVRSVKVKNVRSVLDSARESFLWRPYVSYTFNLNSRKVYGEKDIWVPVNTKLDEEIEALVRYFRVSELVGLGSIEHYFPHRVAMQFGMDQDLPGCVAQCSKDHKIAWNNYSKRPSDAKLYVPSCLSKGEVTTRYLNWWKQSILGQAVWAPTGKDGDVLLGFSAKFNKVKAEDSVNVYKPTVPKQVAQASIGNKGDNDADVPPGFSPKRNKVEVDKSIKEDKSAGGEMRSYGMHNSLGRRADGVGEPFLGQSQSFSVIGGAVKKTESMMRDGENIKVEDALRGLERVIDGPGESKAENPVYKRVSIHGKEGEGGSYTHEIPGLELEARITRLERVIAELKAARSS from the coding sequence ATGACTGAACTATCAGACAATATAATTGAGCTTAGAGAGGAACTCATGGTTTCACCCATGGGTGACCACAACCCAACTTCCAGACCAGCCCGTTTTCTAAAACCCTCCACGGTCTCCATAAAAGGACCAATCTTTGAGCTTCCTTCACCCTCTCCCTCTTCCCTACCACCCACTTTCGAACCCTCAAAATGGCCTCTGAAGGTCAGATTCAACGGCTGGCGATACCCGccaagaaaatggaaaagttgGGTCGATTCCATGTGTCCCAAGTATCAATCTTTGTGGAAGAAAGCCGGCATATTTGAAGCTATAATGAATTCTATGTACGAAATCGACGTGAACCATGATATTGTTATTGGTATTGCTGAAAGGTGGTGTTCTAAGACCAACACATGTATTTTTCCTTGGGCAGAAGCAACGCTCACGTTGGAGGATATAATGGTTTTGGGAGGTTTCTCAGTTTTAGGAGAATCTGTTCATAGCCCTGTCGAAACCCAAGAGTTGAAAGAAATAGAGGCGAAACTGATTCAAGCGCGTGTTGAAGCTGGGAGGAGTAAAGCTCGCAAGGCCTGCCCCCAAGTATGGATGAAGACGTTCATGAATACTGAGAGCGAAATCGAGCATGAAGTATTTCTTGTTTTCTGGTTGTCAATATCATTTCTCCCCAACTCTAGGTTGATCAACAAGGATTTTTTCCCTATTGCTATTCATCTCGCTAAAGGGACTCGAATCGCGCTTGCCCCTGCAGTTCTTGCTAGCATTTACAGCGATTTGAGTCTGTTGAAAGAAGCCATTGTTGCATTGGACAAAGACGTGGTCGAAGTAACCTTCCGGTCACCGTATCATTTAGTTCAGCTTTGGGCGTGGGAGAGATTTAGATCATTGCAGCCAAAGCCAAATCAGCTCATATGTGGTGACCCGGTATTTGCTCGCTGGCATAAAGTCAGAAGTGTGAAAGTTAAGAATGTGAGGTCGGTTCTAGACTCGGCTAGGGAAAGTTTTCTTTGGCGTCCTTACGTTTCATATACATTCAATTTGAATTCTCGAAAAGTTTATGGAGAAAAGGATATCTGGGTACCGGTTAATACTAAATTGGATGAAGAAATAGAGGCATTGGTTAGATATTTTAGGGTCTCCGAGCTGGTTGGGCTTGGCAGTATAGAACATTACTTCCCACATCGAGTTGCAATGCAATTTGGAATGGATCAAGATCTCCCGGGCTGTGTTGCTCAATGCAGTAAGGATCATAAAATTGCCTGGAACAATTATAGTAAGCGCCCGAGTGATGCGAAATTGTATGTTCCATCCTGCCTTTCTAAGGGTGAGGTTACCACTCGTTACTTGAACTGGTGGAAACAATCAATATTAGGTCAGGCAGTATGGGCTCCAACGGGTAAAGATGGTGATGTTTTGCTTGGTTTCTCTGCCAAATTTAACAAGGTTAAAGCAGAGGACTCTGTTAATGTGTATAAACCAACAGTGCCAAAACAAGTAGCACAGGCATCAATAGGAAACAAGGGAGATAATGATGCTGATGTTCCACCTGGTTTCTCGCCCAAACGCAACAAGGTTGAAGTAGATAAATCTATAAAGGAAGATAAATCAGCAGGTGGGGAAATGAGATCTTATGGCATGCATAACAGTCTAGGTAGAAGAGCAGACGGTGTTGGTGAGCCTTTTTTGGGCCAATCACAGAGCTTTTCAGTGATAGGTGGAGCTGTGAAAAAGACCGAGTCAATGATGAGAGACGGGGAAAATATTAAAGTTGAAGATGCATTGAGAGGGTTAGAGAGAGTCATTGATGGTCCAGGTGAGAGCAAGGCAGAAAATCCTGTTTACAAAAGGGTGAGCATCCATGGTAAGGAAGGAGAAGGTGGTAGCTATACACATGAAATACCAGGACTGGAACTTGAAGCTCGGATTACTCGGCTTGAGAGAGTGATTGCTGAGCTAAAAGCGGCTAGGTCTAGCTAG
- the LOC121234164 gene encoding fatty acid desaturase 4, chloroplastic, which yields MSILAQHKYPLSFRHHVHRCHRPFIRTRVCCLSATATTTTTAKPRRNSDQLDLEPRLDPSPVSVTDPNRPVLHDPTLKSTWSHRAWVASGCTTVLISLGKAATGAAESHLWLEPILAGWVGYILADLGSGVYHWGIDNYGGASTPFFGAQIEAFQGHHKWPWTITRRQFANNLHALARAVTFTVLPLDLAFNDPVFHGFVWVCSGCIMFSQQFHAWAHTTKSKLPPLVVALQDAGLLVSRSQHADHHRPPYNNNYCIVSGVWNEFLDRQKVFGALEMMLFFKLGVRPRSWSEPNSEWTEENEIPPKIKAH from the coding sequence ATGTCAATCTTAGCTCAACACAAGTACCCTTTAAGCTTCCGGCACCATGTCCACCGGTGCCACCGGCCGTTCATCCGCACCCGCGTATGTTGCTTGTccgccaccgccaccaccaccaccaccgccaAGCCAAGGCGTAACTCTGACCAATTAGATTTGGAGCCACGGCTCGATCCCTCACCAGTTTCTGTCACAGATCCTAACCGTCCCGTTCTCCACGACCCGACACTGAAATCAACATGGTCTCATCGTGCATGGGTGGCAAGTGGGTGCACCACGGTGCTCATCTCTCTAGGAAAAGCAGCAACGGGTGCAGCAGAATCACACCTATGGCTCGAGCCCATTTTAGCAGGCTGGGTCGGTTACATTTTAGCAGACCTTGGGTCCGGAGTTTACCACTGGGGTATCGACAACTATGGCGGAGCGTCAACTCCATTTTTTGGTGCCCAAATAGAGGCATTTCAAGGTCACCATAAATGGCCATGGACGATCACTCGGCGCCAATTTGCGAACAACTTACACGCCCTTGCTCGAGCAGTGACCTTCACAGTGCTCCCATTAGACCTTGCTTTCAACGACCCAGTTTTTCACGGATTCGTGTGGGTGTGCTCGGGCTGCATTATGTTTAGCCAGCAATTTCATGCTTGGGCTCACACCACAAAAAGCAAGCTACCGCCACTGGTGGTTGCATTGCAAGATGCAGGGCTGCTCGTGTCTCGTTCTCAACATGCTGATCATCATCGTCCGCCTTATAACAACAACTACTGCATCGTGAGTGGGGTTTGGAATGAATTCTTGGATCGACAAAAGGTTTTTGGAGCATTGGAGATGATGTTGTTCTTTAAGCTAGGGGTGAGACCCCGGTCATGGAGTGAGCCCAACTCTGAGTGGACCGAAGAGAATGAGATTCCTCCTAAAATTAAAGCCCACTGA
- the LOC121234162 gene encoding uncharacterized protein LOC121234162, translated as MAPSPYLLSFFFFFFTAVSFFSPLLHAAKLPFCPRDVLPLLPRQVSWPILNSLHSPVDLLPSFVGAASSPNDTLEWKGACFYENRAWIEFHNKSGSEFGGGILHIKVSNAHSWTCMDLYVFATPYRVTWDYYFLSREHTYEFKEWQGKAEFEYVKNRGVSIFLMQAGMLGTLQALWDVFPLFTNTGWGENSNIGFLKKHMGASFEQRPQPWVTNISVDDINSGDFLAISKIRGRWGGFETLEKWVSGAYAGHSAVCLKDSEGKLWVGESGHENEKGEDVIAMLPWDEWWDFELNKDDSNPHIALLPLHPDIRAKFNETAAWEYAQSMDGKPYGYHNMIFSWIDTIDRNYPPPLDAHLVASVMTVWNQIQPEYAANMWNEALNKRLGTQGLSLPDILVEVEKRGSSFDELLTIPEQDDWLYADGKSTSCVAFILEMYKEAGLFDPIASYIQVTEFTIKDAYNLKFFESNSSRLPKWCNDGDNVKLPFCQIRGKYRMELPGYNSMEAYPHMNERCPSLPPKYSRPQNC; from the exons ATGGCTCCTTCACCATATttgctttccttcttcttcttcttcttcaccgcggtttctttcttctctccacTTCTACATGCGGCAAAGTTGCCATTTTGCCCCCGGGACGTTCTCCCTCTGCTGCCCAGGCAAGTCTCGTGGCCTATCCTCAACTCGCTCCATAGCCCAGTGGACCTTCTGCCCTCTTTCGTGGGCGCTGCTTCGTCCCCAAACGACACTCTGGAGTGGAAGGGCGCGTGCTTCTACGAGAACAGGGCTTGGATCGAGTTCCACAACAAGAGCGGCTCTGAATTTGGCGGTGGAATCCTTCACATCAAG GTAAGCAATGCTCATAGTTGGACATGCATGGATCTTTATGTCTTTGCAACTCCATACCGTGTGACGTGggattactattttttatctcGGGAGCATACATATGAGTTTAAAGAGTGGCAAGGAAAAGCTGAGTTCGAATAT GTGAAAAACAGGGGAGTCTCTATCTTCCTCATGCAAGCAGGGATGCTGGGAACTCTTCAAGCATTATGGGATGTCTTCCCCTTATTTACAAATACTGGATGGGGTGAGAACTCTAACATTGGATTTCTCAAGAAACACATGGGGGCATCTTTTGAGCAACGTCCTCAACCCTGGGTGACAAACATCAGTGTTGATGATATTAACTCTGGCGATTTCCTTGCGATATCCAAAATTCGTGGCCGATGGGGTGGTTTTGAGACTCTGGAGAAGTGGGTCAGTGGAGCATATGCTGGTCATTCTGCTGTTTGCTTAAAGGATTCTGAAGGAAAGTTATGGGTTGGTGAATCAGgccatgaaaatgaaaag ggAGAAGATGTAATTGCCATGTTACCATGGGATGAGTGGTGGGATTTTGAGCTGAATAAAGATGATTCCAATCCCCATATTGCTTTGCTTCCGCTGCATCCTGATATAAGAGCAAAGTTCAACGAGACTGCTGCATGGGAGTATGCTCAGAGCATGGATGGCAAACCATATGGTTatcataatatgatatttagtTGGATAGACACTATAGACAGGAACTATCCACCTCCGTTGGATGCTCACCTG GTTGCTTCTGTAATGACAGTTTGGAATCAAATACAGCCTGAATATGCTGCTAACATGTGGAATGAAGCCTTGAACAAACGACTTGGAACtcag GGTCTTAGTCTTCCTGATATTCTTGTAGAAGTTGAAAAGCGTGGGTCGTCTTTTGATGAATTGCTGACTATACCCGAACAAGACGACTGGCTTTACGCTGATGGGAAGTCAACATCATGTGTTGCTTTCATTCTTGAAATGTATAAGGAGGCAGGGTTGTTCGATCCAATTGCCAGCTATATTCAAGTCACCGAGTTCACA ATAAAGGATGCTTATAACCTCAAGTTTTTTGAGAGTAATTCAAGCCGGCTGCCAAAATGGTGCAATGATGGGGACAATGTGAAGCTCCCTTTTTGTCAGATTCGAGGGAAGTATCGAATGGAATTACCTGGATACAATTCCATGGAAGCATACCCGCATATGAACGAAAGATGTCCATCTCTGCCTCCTAAATACTCAAGGCCACAGAATTGTTaa
- the LOC121234166 gene encoding cytochrome P450 716B1-like, translating into MNIILAIFLFLTPIFLLLSWGRRSSKRLPPGSLGIPFIGQSISLLRAMRANTAEKWLEARIRKYGPISKLSLFGKPTVFISGQAANKFLFTSDSSTISNRQTQSIRMILGDRNIFELNAEDHKRVRSALVSFLKPESLKQYVGKMDKEVRRHLEIHWQGKQQVKVLPLAKTLTFDIICSILFGLERGGRREAVVACFQEMIEGMWSVPINLPFTRYNCSLRASERVQNMLKDIIREKRVELEHKAASPHQDLITCLLSIRNEDNEEALTVNEIVHNVMVVMVAGFDTSSVLITFIMRLLANEPAVYAAVVQEHEEITKSKPSGEFLTWEDLAKMKYTWRVAMETLRMIPPVFGGFRIAQKDIEFGGYLIPEGWQIFWTTSITHMDGSIFPEPSKFDPSRFENQTVPPYSFVAFGGGPRICPGYEFARIETLVTIHHLVTQFTWKLRADNSFCRDPTPVPTQGLPIQLMPKKQLY; encoded by the exons ATGAATATTATCCTGGCTATTTTCCTCTTCCTAACGCCCATCTTCCTTCTCCTTTCATGGGGAAGAAGATCATCAAAAAGGCTGCCTCCAGGGTCACTAGGAATACCCTTTATCGGCCAAAGCATAAGCCTCCTTCGAGCCATGCGTGCCAACACTGCAGAAAAATGGCTAGAAGCAAGAATCAGAAAGTATGGTCCAATATCGAAGCTAAGCCTCTTCGGCAAACCAACAGTGTTCATTTCTGGGCAGGCTGCAAACAAGTTTTTATTCACCAGTGATAGCAGCACAATTTCTAACCGGCAAACTCAGTCTATTCGGATGATTTTGGGCGACCGGAATATATTCGAGCTGAATGCTGAAGATCACAAGCGTGTCAGAAGCGCACTTGTATCATTCTTAAAACCTGAATCATTAAAGCAGTATGTGGGGAAAATGGATAAAGAAGTCAGGAGACACCTTGAGATTCATTGGCAAGGTAAACAACAAGTCAAG GTGTTGCCCCTAGCGAAGACCCTCACATTTGACATAATTTGTTCTATTTTATTCGGGCTTGAGCGAGGAGGTCGAAGAGAGGCAGTTGTGGCTTGCTTCCAAGAGATGATAGAAGGAATGTGGTCGGTCCCAATCAACTTGCCCTTCACACGCTACAACTGCAGCCTGAGAGCAAGCGAAAGAGTTCAGAACATGCTCAAGGACATCATACGTGAGAAGAGAGTGGAACTTGAGCATAAGGCTGCTTCTCCTCACCAAGATCTCATCACTTGCCTGCTTAGCATCCGCAATGAGGACAATGAAGAAGCACTTACTGTGAATGAGATTGTACACAATGTTATGGTCGTCATGGTTGCAGGATTTGATACTTCATCTGTGCTGATAACTTTTATAATGAGGCTTCTGGCCAACGAACCAGCTGTTTATGCAGCTGTTGTTCAAG AGCATGAAGAGATAACTAAAAGCAAGCCTTCCGGAGAGTTCCTAACCTGGGAAGACTTGGCCAAAATGAAGTACACCTGGAGAGTAGCAATGGAAACATTGAGAATGATTCCTCCCGTATTTGGTGGCTTCAGGATCGCCCAGAAAGATATTGAGTTTGGTGGATACCTAATCCCTGAAGGGTGGCAA ATATTCTGGACTACATCAATAACCCATATGGACGGTAGCATATTCCCAGAACCATCAAAGTTCGATCCAAGTAGATTTGAAAACCAAACGGTCCCGCCCTACTCTTTCGTTGCATTTGGAGGAGGTCCGCGAATATGTCCAGGATACGAGTTTGCAAGAATCGAAACCCTTGTCACAATTCATCATCTGGTGACTCAGTTCACATGGAAGCTGCGTGCCGACAATTCCTTCTGTAGGGATCCCACACCAGTACCAACTCAAGGACTACCTATCCAACTCATGCCAAAGAAACAACTATATTAG